A window of the Elusimicrobiota bacterium genome harbors these coding sequences:
- a CDS encoding DUF1634 domain-containing protein — MNKFNDKDFGRLVQRALLAGVFLCLLLFFFGLVFRILGSPRAGGFFTAGVLALLLTPAARVIMLVYGFYRMRESLMALAAVAVLALLLIAFIL, encoded by the coding sequence ATGAACAAATTTAACGACAAAGACTTCGGCAGACTTGTTCAGCGCGCATTGCTGGCCGGCGTATTCTTATGCCTCCTGCTTTTTTTCTTCGGTTTGGTTTTCAGGATTTTGGGAAGTCCCCGGGCCGGTGGATTTTTCACCGCGGGGGTGCTGGCCCTGCTGCTTACGCCGGCGGCCAGGGTGATAATGCTCGTTTACGGGTTTTACAGGATGAGGGAATCATTAATGGCGCTGGCGGCGGTTGCGGTGCTGGCCCTGCTTTTGATAGCTTTTATTTTATGA
- a CDS encoding sulfite exporter TauE/SafE family protein, with protein MPELTLLNFSALVAFGFVIGLLGSVLGIGGGVFMVPFLVLALKIPIHQAVAVSLVAIAATSSAVASVNVERGLTNMRLGIVFETTMALGSVLSALVASRLPASAVQLMFALALFPISAVMFMKGWRAFGATKHEIHAASSADGGKFDAAFFDPALKGEHAYRVKNVLPGSLFSFFGGVLSGLLGLGGGIVQVPVMTLICGVPMKAAAATSNFMIGVSAAASAFVYFKKGYILPELASVIVIGVLLGSFLGIHALYKARSEKIQMAFSVLTLLVAVKMLMKAM; from the coding sequence ATGCCTGAACTGACTCTTTTAAATTTTTCCGCGCTGGTGGCTTTTGGTTTTGTCATAGGCCTTTTGGGCTCGGTGCTTGGCATCGGAGGGGGGGTGTTCATGGTGCCCTTTCTGGTGCTGGCTCTGAAAATCCCCATACACCAGGCGGTGGCTGTTTCACTGGTCGCCATTGCCGCCACCTCAAGCGCCGTAGCTTCGGTAAATGTGGAGCGCGGGCTTACCAATATGCGCCTTGGCATAGTTTTTGAAACCACCATGGCGCTGGGTTCGGTGCTTTCGGCGCTTGTGGCAAGCCGCCTGCCGGCTAGCGCGGTGCAGCTGATGTTCGCATTGGCGCTTTTTCCTATTTCGGCCGTGATGTTCATGAAAGGCTGGCGCGCTTTCGGCGCGACAAAGCATGAAATACACGCCGCAAGCTCCGCCGACGGCGGCAAATTCGACGCCGCGTTTTTTGACCCCGCCCTTAAAGGCGAGCATGCCTACAGAGTTAAAAATGTTCTGCCGGGTTCGCTGTTTTCTTTTTTTGGGGGAGTCTTAAGCGGACTTTTGGGGCTTGGCGGCGGCATAGTGCAGGTGCCGGTGATGACGCTGATCTGCGGCGTGCCTATGAAGGCGGCCGCGGCCACCAGCAATTTTATGATAGGGGTTTCCGCCGCCGCCAGCGCTTTCGTTTACTTTAAAAAGGGCTATATACTGCCGGAACTCGCCTCCGTAATAGTTATAGGAGTTTTACTCGGTTCTTTTCTGGGTATCCACGCGCTTTACAAGGCCCGTTCTGAAAAGATACAAATGGCTTTTTCCGTGCTTACGCTTTTAGTGGCCGTAAAGATGCTTATGAAAGCGATGTGA
- a CDS encoding patatin-like phospholipase family protein, with translation MKLNKPVGLFLCGGGALGSWQSGVLAKLVNSGLNFDVVAGFSVGALNGAAYCYNKTGDLGGLWQAMKPGGVFDLSPRYTNMPLELYQHYNNNPFSKAGFFLQNRLAKFSLFSNKPVYSLLNSWLNRSGAVFKRHVKFYAISHAVEMKLPYIACFNGSTGGGPISFVDALVASCAIPSIFPPVKLTEHGRDYHLVDGGVIGIATINLNIFEGCGTVIMISNTRPEDLAFTGKGFLGYFETKARRMLALHTDKVYESRIFIRSNPEVHLIQPPENLGLGVFDFEGEKCARAFNIGERTGEKFVKHLH, from the coding sequence ATGAAACTTAACAAACCGGTCGGTCTTTTTTTATGCGGCGGCGGGGCGCTGGGCAGCTGGCAGTCCGGGGTGCTGGCAAAACTGGTGAATTCGGGCCTGAATTTTGATGTGGTGGCCGGTTTCAGCGTAGGCGCGCTTAACGGCGCCGCCTATTGCTACAACAAGACCGGCGACCTTGGCGGCCTCTGGCAAGCCATGAAGCCGGGCGGGGTTTTTGATCTCAGCCCCCGCTATACCAATATGCCGCTTGAGCTTTACCAGCATTACAATAATAACCCATTTTCCAAAGCCGGGTTTTTTCTGCAGAACCGGCTGGCTAAATTTTCATTATTTTCGAACAAGCCTGTTTATTCGCTTCTCAACAGCTGGCTAAACCGCTCAGGCGCGGTATTCAAAAGACATGTGAAGTTTTACGCCATAAGCCACGCCGTTGAAATGAAGCTGCCGTACATCGCCTGTTTTAACGGCTCAACCGGCGGCGGGCCTATATCTTTTGTGGACGCGCTTGTGGCCAGCTGCGCCATACCGTCTATCTTTCCTCCTGTCAAACTTACCGAACATGGCCGCGATTACCACCTGGTGGACGGCGGGGTTATAGGGATCGCCACCATAAACCTTAATATCTTCGAGGGCTGCGGAACGGTGATAATGATAAGCAATACCAGGCCGGAGGACCTTGCCTTTACCGGCAAAGGTTTTCTTGGTTATTTTGAAACCAAAGCCCGCAGAATGCTGGCGCTTCACACCGATAAGGTGTACGAGTCCAGAATTTTCATAAGATCAAATCCTGAGGTGCACCTCATACAGCCGCCTGAAAACCTGGGGCTCGGAGTATTTGATTTTGAAGGCGAAAAATGCGCCCGAGCTTTCAACATAGGAGAAAGAACGGGGGAGAAGTTTGTGAAACATTTACACTGA
- a CDS encoding DUF1646 family protein, whose translation MNDYFIIAGLSAIMALTLALPFSVKKVEEELEFFLCVMGALAVSISGVWSFGLVKAALKEPLAITAAVTAVGFIFRAVRPKIKFCLDWLTAKFGAPSSVFIVVTLLGLGSSVFTAIIAALVLAEIVTLFKFERSYEIKLVVYACYAIGLGAALTPIGEPLSTIVVAKLKAPPHNADFFYLIRILGGWAVPGVLLSAFMASLGAGSARTGAAGLSEDHVETDKNILLRSGKVYIFVMALILLGAGLSTLAERFIAVMPTWALFWANSVSAILDNATLAAAELTPAMTDRKVIFALMGLLISGGMLIPGNIPNIVSAAKLGIKSREWAKAAIPYGAALMVSYFVLLTIFVK comes from the coding sequence ATGAATGATTACTTCATAATAGCCGGGCTCTCGGCGATAATGGCTCTTACTTTAGCCCTTCCTTTTTCGGTAAAAAAGGTGGAGGAGGAACTTGAGTTCTTTCTTTGCGTGATGGGCGCGCTTGCGGTAAGCATTTCCGGCGTCTGGAGCTTCGGCCTTGTGAAGGCGGCTCTTAAAGAGCCGCTCGCCATAACCGCCGCCGTAACAGCGGTGGGTTTTATTTTCAGGGCTGTGCGGCCCAAAATAAAATTCTGTCTTGACTGGCTGACGGCTAAGTTCGGCGCCCCTTCAAGCGTATTTATCGTAGTCACGCTGCTCGGGCTAGGCTCAAGCGTGTTTACCGCCATCATCGCGGCTTTGGTGCTGGCCGAAATTGTAACCTTGTTTAAATTTGAGCGGTCATACGAAATAAAACTGGTCGTTTACGCCTGTTACGCCATAGGCCTGGGCGCCGCCCTTACCCCCATAGGCGAGCCCCTTTCCACCATAGTGGTGGCAAAACTGAAAGCTCCGCCGCATAACGCGGATTTCTTCTATCTGATAAGGATACTGGGCGGCTGGGCGGTGCCCGGCGTGCTTTTAAGCGCTTTTATGGCAAGCCTCGGCGCCGGAAGCGCCCGTACGGGCGCCGCGGGCTTAAGCGAAGACCATGTTGAAACCGACAAGAACATACTGCTGCGCTCGGGCAAAGTTTATATTTTTGTAATGGCGCTCATACTGCTTGGGGCCGGCCTCTCCACACTGGCCGAAAGGTTTATAGCCGTCATGCCCACCTGGGCGCTTTTCTGGGCCAATTCTGTTTCAGCCATTTTAGACAACGCCACGCTGGCCGCGGCCGAGCTGACGCCCGCCATGACCGACAGAAAGGTTATTTTCGCGCTTATGGGGCTTTTAATTTCAGGCGGCATGCTGATACCCGGCAATATCCCGAATATTGTCAGCGCAGCCAAACTCGGGATAAAATCGCGGGAATGGGCAAAAGCCGCCATACCCTACGGCGCGGCTTTGATGGTGTCTTATTTCGTGCTGCTGACTATATTTGTAAAATGA
- a CDS encoding tryptophanase, which translates to MEWKTIIEPFKIKSVEPLGFTTSEERLKLLEQAHYNLFNIRAEKVLIDLLTDSGTGAMSAAQWGGIMVGDESYAGARSYYNFENEIKDLTGYEEVIPVHQGRAAEHILFSMIGGHGKYMVSNSHFDTTRANVEASGAEAMDFPAKGALDFDRPGPFKGNMDTEALEKFIKEKGAKNIPLCVMTVTNNSLGGQPVSMENLKSTQNICRKYGIPMFLDCARFAENAYFIKVREKGYNKTPVREIAQEMFELADGAMMSSKKDAFANMGGFLAMNNTEWAGKARQLLILTEGFNTYGGLAGRDLEAIAIGLREVLDENYLQYRIRSTAYLGEGLMRHGVPIVMPPGGHGVYINVKKFLPHIKPQNFPATALAAALYLEGGIRGVGIGTLMFGRRDAKGDFLPADMELLRLAIPRRVYTQSHIDYVIEVFGHLAKNKKAIKGLEIMEAPKALAHFTAKLKPVSKNNAICHKGAAPAIGHKL; encoded by the coding sequence ATGGAATGGAAAACGATTATTGAGCCGTTTAAAATAAAAAGCGTGGAGCCTCTGGGTTTTACCACCTCGGAGGAAAGACTTAAACTGCTTGAGCAGGCTCATTACAATCTTTTTAATATCCGGGCGGAAAAGGTGCTTATAGACCTGCTTACCGACAGCGGCACCGGCGCCATGAGCGCGGCGCAGTGGGGCGGCATAATGGTAGGCGACGAGTCCTACGCCGGTGCCCGCAGCTATTACAATTTTGAAAACGAAATCAAGGACCTGACGGGCTACGAGGAAGTGATCCCGGTGCATCAGGGACGCGCCGCTGAGCACATACTTTTCTCCATGATAGGCGGCCATGGCAAATATATGGTGTCAAATTCGCATTTTGACACTACAAGGGCCAATGTGGAAGCTTCAGGCGCCGAAGCCATGGATTTCCCGGCCAAAGGGGCGCTCGATTTTGACAGGCCGGGCCCGTTCAAAGGCAATATGGACACGGAAGCGCTTGAAAAATTCATAAAGGAAAAGGGCGCCAAAAATATCCCCCTGTGCGTGATGACCGTTACTAATAATTCGCTTGGCGGCCAGCCGGTTTCCATGGAAAACCTGAAGAGTACGCAAAACATCTGCCGCAAATACGGCATTCCGATGTTTCTGGACTGCGCGCGCTTCGCCGAGAACGCTTATTTCATAAAAGTGCGGGAGAAAGGCTATAACAAAACGCCCGTACGCGAAATAGCCCAGGAGATGTTTGAGCTGGCCGACGGCGCCATGATGAGCTCAAAAAAAGACGCTTTCGCCAATATGGGCGGTTTTCTGGCGATGAACAATACCGAATGGGCAGGCAAGGCGCGCCAGCTGCTGATCCTCACCGAAGGTTTCAATACTTACGGAGGACTCGCCGGCCGCGACCTTGAAGCCATAGCCATAGGCCTCCGGGAAGTTCTGGATGAAAATTACCTGCAGTACCGCATCCGCTCCACGGCGTATCTGGGCGAGGGGCTGATGCGCCACGGAGTGCCGATAGTCATGCCGCCGGGCGGGCACGGCGTTTATATAAACGTAAAAAAATTCCTGCCGCACATAAAACCGCAAAACTTCCCCGCCACGGCGCTGGCAGCCGCGCTGTATCTGGAGGGAGGCATAAGGGGTGTCGGAATCGGCACGCTGATGTTCGGACGGCGCGACGCGAAAGGCGATTTCCTGCCGGCGGACATGGAGCTTTTAAGGCTGGCGATCCCGCGCCGGGTTTACACCCAGAGCCATATAGACTATGTGATAGAGGTTTTCGGGCACCTCGCAAAAAACAAAAAAGCGATAAAAGGCCTTGAAATAATGGAGGCGCCGAAAGCGCTGGCGCATTTCACGGCCAAGCTTAAACCGGTAAGTAAAAACAATGCCATATGCCATAAGGGCGCCGCGCCGGCCATAGGCCATAAGCTATAA
- a CDS encoding FAD-binding protein, protein MFKQDKLGPVRQKLEAIVGPENVRTDEAEILMYSYDAGMARARPEVVIRFTAAAQVAPAVKILHKAAIPFVPRLAGTNLSGGTIALKGGAILNLSSLKKIHRIDTENRVAVVEPGVVNLALQNALEPFGFFYAPDPASQKVSTIGGNIGENAGGPQCLKYGVTSDNVEKLEVVTPEGEVKTWSYRDPGPDLMSFIIGSEGTLGIVTRAWLKIIEKPAYLQTSAAAFSSLDNAMLAVTKIISSGIVPRALEAMDSVSLEAAGGNSKLSLPPGTEALLIIELDGDDRTLIKRTAKRIEAICAQNSSTYFRTSGTEEERETLWAIRKGAYPAMARLAPNVSVEDGVVPRPILPQALKETREILLSYKLTAGLLFHAGDGNLHPNIIFDGRDMQEVKRVKKAGYEILKSCIRLGGTISGEHGIGVEKRVAMAWLYDTKTLDFFKSLKTAFDPAGLSNPDKILPVSVDNRQKVPVTPAELGAGAKTILDELRLRAKAGTKTLILGLGTKINASVPGARTLELKNLDKILDLDRENLTVKAEAGIKISELKRQLGEQGFTLAIPDLKGSLGGSIAAKTFPEMRSLLLGLDLAMADGTALFLGGKTLKNVAGYDAVKLFCGSLGAYGIILSATLKISVADDARGRGDHSAASPFPTSINGGLEPAWKELTQTFEPLDHHRRLKKALDPANLLNPWIYEGQGRAYRDEGPGKEILITKL, encoded by the coding sequence ATGTTCAAACAAGATAAACTCGGACCTGTGCGACAAAAACTTGAGGCCATAGTAGGCCCGGAAAATGTGCGTACGGACGAGGCCGAGATATTGATGTATTCGTACGATGCCGGCATGGCAAGAGCCCGCCCGGAAGTAGTAATACGCTTTACCGCCGCCGCTCAGGTGGCCCCCGCGGTAAAAATACTCCATAAAGCTGCGATACCGTTCGTGCCAAGGCTTGCCGGCACAAATCTTTCCGGCGGCACCATAGCCCTGAAGGGCGGGGCTATATTAAACCTGTCGTCCCTGAAAAAGATACACCGCATTGACACGGAAAACCGCGTGGCCGTGGTGGAGCCGGGCGTGGTAAACCTTGCACTGCAAAACGCGCTGGAACCCTTTGGTTTTTTTTACGCCCCCGACCCGGCCAGCCAGAAAGTGTCCACAATAGGCGGGAACATCGGCGAAAACGCGGGCGGGCCGCAGTGCCTTAAATACGGCGTAACCTCCGACAATGTGGAGAAACTGGAAGTGGTCACTCCCGAAGGGGAAGTGAAAACCTGGTCTTACCGCGACCCGGGGCCGGACCTGATGAGCTTTATAATCGGCTCCGAAGGCACGCTCGGCATAGTTACCAGGGCCTGGCTGAAAATAATTGAAAAACCGGCATATCTGCAAACCTCGGCCGCGGCCTTCAGTTCGCTTGATAACGCCATGCTCGCGGTCACGAAGATTATAAGTTCCGGGATCGTGCCGCGGGCGCTTGAGGCCATGGACAGCGTTTCCCTTGAGGCGGCGGGCGGAAACTCAAAACTTTCGCTCCCTCCCGGAACCGAGGCCCTGCTGATCATTGAACTGGACGGCGACGACCGGACACTGATAAAAAGGACGGCTAAGCGCATTGAGGCCATCTGCGCGCAAAATTCGTCGACCTATTTCAGGACCTCCGGAACGGAAGAGGAAAGAGAAACCCTTTGGGCGATACGCAAAGGCGCCTACCCCGCCATGGCAAGGCTCGCGCCTAATGTGTCGGTGGAGGACGGAGTGGTTCCCCGCCCGATACTCCCCCAGGCGCTTAAAGAAACCAGGGAAATACTTTTAAGCTACAAACTTACCGCCGGCCTGCTTTTTCACGCGGGCGACGGCAATTTACACCCCAATATTATTTTTGACGGGCGGGATATGCAGGAAGTAAAACGGGTAAAAAAAGCCGGTTATGAAATACTTAAGTCCTGCATACGCCTTGGCGGCACCATTTCGGGCGAGCACGGCATAGGCGTGGAAAAGAGGGTAGCCATGGCCTGGCTTTACGACACAAAAACCCTGGATTTTTTCAAGAGCCTGAAAACCGCTTTTGACCCGGCGGGGCTCTCCAACCCGGACAAAATATTGCCGGTTTCAGTTGACAACCGCCAGAAAGTTCCCGTTACGCCCGCTGAACTTGGCGCAGGCGCTAAAACTATTTTGGACGAACTCCGCTTACGCGCCAAGGCCGGAACAAAAACCCTGATTTTGGGCCTGGGCACTAAGATAAACGCTTCCGTGCCGGGGGCACGGACGCTTGAACTTAAAAACCTGGACAAGATATTGGATCTGGACAGGGAAAACCTGACAGTGAAAGCTGAAGCGGGAATAAAGATCAGCGAACTGAAAAGACAGCTTGGGGAGCAGGGTTTCACGCTTGCCATCCCCGACCTGAAAGGCAGTCTTGGCGGAAGTATCGCCGCCAAAACATTTCCGGAGATGCGCAGCCTTCTTTTGGGGCTGGACCTTGCGATGGCCGACGGCACCGCGCTTTTTCTGGGCGGAAAGACCCTGAAAAATGTGGCCGGCTACGACGCCGTGAAACTTTTCTGCGGCTCGCTTGGCGCTTATGGAATAATACTTTCCGCAACTCTTAAAATTTCAGTCGCGGACGACGCCAGAGGCAGGGGGGACCACAGTGCGGCAAGCCCCTTCCCGACGTCAATTAATGGCGGGCTTGAACCGGCCTGGAAAGAACTTACGCAAACTTTTGAACCGCTGGATCATCACCGCCGTCTTAAAAAGGCCCTTGACCCGGCAAACTTGCTGAATCCGTGGATATACGAAGGACAGGGGCGAGCGTATAGGGACGAGGGTCCAGGGAAGGAAATCCTTATTACTAAACTCTAG
- a CDS encoding (Fe-S)-binding protein codes for MSKYEINELYGGNSENRHLKTLLTDLGERTLYDAAAQCNKCGYCETVCPTYMLTGRETISARGRNQFVRLLVEGKAKNIGDAAEALSTCLLCGACTSACYAKVPTADIALEGRRSITGYGNNFFSKLAVETLLNAPHIFALWLKAVYILKRLGLARLADWFGLYDFLGMPALADAQKAVGKTPLRFASEVLKKDPALSARGKTGAAWAYFAPCGPNYIFPEVALATVRLLQKHLGEGIFIENSCCGLLANNYGRLEDAKEFAKKNILRYEELKASLGDFAVIGDCSSCVAFMKTYEQLFTGSDEWRPRAAAFAAAVRDILEIIPAEKVNHSKKAKSAGITVYHDSCRACHGQGIRREPRAVLKKLAGPQWRELPESDWCCGGAGAYAFTQSAMSSAILERKLKNIASTQADTVVVGATSCLIQINGGLKAAYPTAKAVHYSVFVDKFGE; via the coding sequence ATGAGCAAATATGAAATAAACGAACTTTACGGCGGCAACTCGGAAAACCGCCACTTAAAAACCCTGCTTACCGACCTGGGAGAACGCACGCTGTATGACGCTGCCGCCCAGTGCAACAAATGCGGCTATTGTGAAACCGTCTGCCCGACTTACATGCTTACCGGGCGCGAGACCATTTCCGCCAGAGGCCGCAACCAGTTCGTGCGCCTGCTGGTGGAAGGCAAGGCTAAAAACATAGGCGACGCCGCCGAGGCGCTTAGCACCTGCCTGCTTTGCGGGGCCTGCACTTCGGCTTGCTACGCCAAAGTGCCCACCGCCGACATCGCGCTTGAGGGAAGACGCAGCATAACCGGTTACGGCAACAACTTTTTTTCAAAACTGGCGGTGGAAACGCTTTTAAACGCTCCTCACATCTTCGCGTTATGGCTGAAAGCCGTCTATATTTTAAAACGCCTGGGATTAGCGCGTCTGGCGGATTGGTTCGGCCTCTACGATTTTCTTGGCATGCCGGCGCTGGCGGACGCGCAAAAAGCCGTGGGCAAAACGCCGCTTAGATTTGCCTCCGAAGTATTAAAAAAAGATCCGGCTCTCTCGGCGCGGGGCAAAACCGGCGCGGCCTGGGCCTATTTCGCGCCGTGCGGGCCCAACTATATTTTTCCCGAAGTGGCGCTCGCCACGGTGCGTTTGCTTCAAAAACATCTCGGGGAAGGAATTTTCATAGAAAATTCCTGCTGCGGACTGCTTGCGAATAATTACGGCCGCCTTGAGGACGCCAAAGAATTCGCGAAAAAGAACATCCTGCGCTACGAGGAATTGAAGGCCTCCCTGGGGGATTTTGCCGTGATCGGCGACTGTTCTTCATGCGTGGCTTTCATGAAAACCTACGAACAGCTTTTTACCGGCTCGGACGAGTGGCGGCCCAGAGCCGCGGCTTTCGCGGCCGCGGTCAGAGATATCCTTGAAATAATCCCGGCGGAAAAAGTAAACCATTCCAAAAAAGCGAAATCGGCGGGAATTACGGTCTATCACGATTCCTGCCGGGCCTGCCACGGCCAGGGTATAAGGAGGGAACCGCGCGCCGTTTTAAAAAAGCTTGCGGGGCCCCAATGGCGTGAACTGCCGGAAAGCGACTGGTGCTGCGGCGGGGCCGGCGCCTACGCTTTTACGCAAAGCGCCATGTCAAGCGCCATTCTGGAGCGCAAGCTGAAAAATATCGCTTCCACGCAGGCCGATACCGTTGTAGTGGGCGCCACTTCCTGCCTTATACAGATAAACGGCGGCCTGAAAGCCGCCTACCCGACGGCTAAGGCCGTACATTACAGCGTATTTGTGGACAAGTTCGGAGAGTAA
- a CDS encoding GAF domain-containing protein gives MTKEEELQNRLNLLVQFGGVVSKETHLDKLLEIIAAQVKKILNCDRCTVFILDRHTNELWSKIAQDMQNTEIRMPFNKGIAGEVASTDRTINIRNAYNETHFNPDIDRLTGYATKTILAVPLKNVSGRIIGVFEVINKTTGYFDTEDEGILQLLGSLAASAIENAQLYESLSKSQLETIYRLAITAEYRDQQDTAIHLKHISEYSALIAQGMGLPEKEVENIRYASPLHDIGKVGIADIILLKPGKLTPPEYDEMKKHTLYGAKILANAESSLLQIACKVAASHHEKFDGTGYPSKLKGGQIPIYARIVSVADVFDALCMPRVYKPKWDPEKAHAYIREGSGTAFDPVVVEAFEKVYPGILKVYAVTDGKTTIIPGITKELNRYTY, from the coding sequence ATGACCAAAGAAGAAGAACTGCAAAACCGCTTAAACCTGCTGGTGCAATTCGGCGGAGTGGTCTCCAAGGAAACTCACCTGGACAAGCTGCTTGAAATTATCGCCGCACAGGTAAAAAAAATACTCAACTGCGACCGCTGCACCGTTTTTATTCTGGACAGACACACCAACGAGCTTTGGTCAAAAATCGCCCAGGACATGCAGAACACCGAAATCCGCATGCCTTTCAACAAAGGCATAGCCGGCGAGGTCGCTTCCACCGACCGGACGATAAATATCAGGAACGCATACAACGAAACCCACTTCAACCCGGACATAGACCGCCTTACCGGGTACGCCACAAAAACCATACTTGCCGTGCCGCTTAAGAATGTCAGCGGCCGCATTATAGGGGTTTTTGAAGTTATAAATAAAACCACGGGATATTTTGACACGGAAGATGAGGGCATACTGCAGCTTCTGGGATCGCTTGCGGCTTCGGCAATCGAGAACGCGCAGCTCTACGAAAGCCTTTCTAAATCGCAGCTTGAAACCATTTACCGCCTGGCGATAACCGCCGAATACCGCGACCAACAGGACACCGCGATACATTTAAAGCACATAAGCGAATATTCCGCCCTGATAGCCCAGGGCATGGGTCTGCCGGAAAAAGAAGTGGAAAATATCCGCTACGCGAGCCCGCTGCACGACATAGGCAAGGTCGGCATAGCCGACATAATACTTTTAAAGCCGGGCAAACTCACCCCGCCGGAATACGACGAGATGAAAAAACACACTCTTTACGGCGCTAAAATACTCGCGAACGCCGAAAGTTCGCTTTTGCAGATAGCCTGCAAGGTGGCCGCGTCCCACCACGAGAAATTTGACGGCACGGGCTATCCCTCAAAATTAAAAGGCGGCCAGATACCGATTTACGCGCGCATAGTATCGGTGGCCGATGTGTTTGACGCTCTCTGCATGCCCAGGGTCTATAAGCCGAAATGGGACCCTGAAAAGGCCCACGCCTATATCCGCGAGGGAAGCGGAACTGCCTTTGACCCGGTTGTGGTGGAAGCCTTTGAAAAAGTTTATCCTGGCATTTTAAAAGTTTACGCTGTAACGGACGGAAAAACCACAATTATTCCAGGCATTACCAAAGAACTAAACCGGTATACGTATTAA
- a CDS encoding OsmC family protein, with protein MSDMEITFPGNKKVNAAIHGFEIATDQPAQAGGGGSAPTPFDLFLASLGTCAGIFVLSFMQSRGLSEEGLKITLSMDWDQAAHLATKMYFKITLPKDFPAKYKGAVIKAAEQCLVKRHMQNPPEFEITAH; from the coding sequence ATGTCTGACATGGAAATAACTTTTCCGGGAAATAAAAAAGTAAACGCCGCTATTCACGGTTTTGAAATAGCCACCGACCAGCCGGCCCAGGCGGGAGGCGGCGGCTCGGCGCCTACGCCTTTTGACCTTTTTCTGGCTTCGCTCGGTACCTGCGCCGGCATATTCGTGCTGAGCTTCATGCAATCCCGCGGGCTTAGCGAGGAGGGGCTGAAAATAACCTTATCTATGGATTGGGACCAGGCCGCGCACCTGGCGACAAAGATGTATTTTAAAATTACGCTGCCGAAGGATTTTCCCGCCAAGTACAAGGGCGCGGTAATAAAAGCGGCGGAGCAGTGCCTGGTAAAGCGCCACATGCAGAACCCGCCGGAGTTTGAAATTACCGCACATTAG
- a CDS encoding MraY family glycosyltransferase translates to MNTLLENFRLYLIAFLLPLGLSLAFTPLLRRAALALGHVDKPTDIKTHKVPTPLFGGVAVALAFSVSLIVMRFYTSFPTGTLRDLRVILAGGAVMFALGFIDDLKKPNGLGVRTKFTIQFLVAFFTALYGIRIRFVEPQYLSFALSLLWIVGVSNAFNIIDIMDGLSAGQAAVASFGFLLIAFPSESIYVNFASAALAGAVLGFLPYNFSKKFKIFMGDSGSLFCGFVLALVAMGTQYTKINPLGVYAPLFILAIPIYDTLFVSVMRLRRGHSPFLGSKDHFALRLEKLGFSRQGIAFGAALAAVALSVFAWLITLVPLVWGALIGFVVGIVFLLISAAIARIKI, encoded by the coding sequence ATGAATACTCTGCTTGAAAATTTCAGGCTTTATCTCATAGCCTTTCTGCTGCCGCTGGGCCTTTCACTTGCGTTCACGCCGCTTTTGCGGCGCGCGGCGCTGGCTCTCGGGCACGTGGACAAGCCTACCGACATCAAGACTCACAAGGTCCCGACGCCGCTTTTCGGCGGGGTGGCCGTGGCTCTGGCGTTTTCGGTTTCGCTTATTGTCATGCGTTTTTACACCTCTTTCCCCACCGGCACGCTCAGGGATTTGCGCGTGATACTTGCGGGGGGGGCGGTGATGTTCGCGCTGGGCTTCATTGACGACCTTAAAAAACCCAACGGGCTCGGCGTCAGGACAAAATTTACCATACAGTTCCTGGTGGCTTTTTTTACCGCCCTTTACGGCATAAGGATACGCTTCGTGGAACCGCAGTATCTTTCCTTCGCCCTCAGCCTGTTGTGGATAGTGGGCGTGTCCAACGCTTTTAACATCATTGACATTATGGACGGTCTTTCCGCCGGGCAGGCCGCGGTAGCCTCTTTCGGTTTCTTGCTGATAGCTTTTCCTTCGGAATCGATATATGTCAACTTCGCTTCCGCGGCTCTCGCGGGCGCCGTTCTGGGTTTTCTGCCGTATAACTTCTCAAAGAAATTTAAAATTTTCATGGGCGATTCCGGCAGCCTTTTCTGCGGATTCGTGCTGGCGCTGGTCGCTATGGGCACCCAGTACACTAAAATTAATCCGCTTGGGGTTTACGCGCCGCTTTTTATACTGGCCATCCCGATATACGATACCCTTTTCGTTTCCGTAATGCGCCTGCGGCGCGGGCATTCGCCGTTTCTGGGCAGTAAAGACCATTTCGCCCTGCGGCTGGAAAAGCTGGGTTTCTCAAGGCAGGGAATAGCGTTTGGCGCGGCGCTGGCCGCGGTGGCGCTGTCAGTTTTTGCCTGGCTTATAACCCTGGTGCCGCTTGTCTGGGGGGCGCTTATCGGTTTTGTCGTCGGAATTGTATTCCTGCTTATAAGCGCGGCCATAGCCAGAATAAAAATATAG